The Rissa tridactyla isolate bRisTri1 chromosome 6, bRisTri1.patW.cur.20221130, whole genome shotgun sequence genome includes a region encoding these proteins:
- the LRIT1 gene encoding leucine-rich repeat, immunoglobulin-like domain and transmembrane domain-containing protein 1, with protein sequence MWILVSLLCCLTLGGLPQAGGSCPSQCSCAFHSLSEGTKARTVLCNDPEMTLTPVNIPVDTSKLRIEKTAIRRVPGEAFHGLHNLEYLWMPYNSLATLSGITFKGLRRLQELRLDGNDLISFPWETLADMPQLRLLDLHNNELTSIPPDAARYVRNITYLDLSSNKLMTLPQALIATWANLQSVPYFPNDNSKIILGLQDNPWVCDCSLYEMVHFLNFQSPNIAFIEPRLKCFTPRSLAGVFFSQVELRKCQSPVVHTSVAKVKTILGSTVLLRCGTTGVPIPELSWRRADGAQLNGTVHQEISSDGMSWSILGLPVVSYLDSGEYICKAKNFLGATEAFISLIITDSESTDDPNSNAKGAWSGKASGMEAAAYNDKLVARYVITTSTVPTLGAGVGTGEGLLPDVAQDSNPRNLLVSPPTGQQEPERIVRSVRVIGDTDQSITLAWKAPLAKNTTVFSVLYAIFGERDMRRINVEPGKTKVTIYGLLPKTKYIVCVCVKGLIPRKEQCIIFSTDEVVSAGGTQKLINVVVISVACVIAVPLTLVVCCGALKRRCKKCFVRKPKEIQESYVTFESLSPGAKAKGVEGEYLTRHTPDESNRLLSARSSVDSEAIPKIEGQPNEYFC encoded by the exons ATGTGGATCCTGGTGAGTTTGCTCTGCTGCTTAACGCTTGGAGGACTGCCACAGGCGGGCGGCTCGTGCCCATCACAGTGCAGCTGCGCCTTCCACAGCCTCAGCGAAGGGACGAAAGCCAG GACAGTGCTGTGTAATGACCCGGAGATGACCCTCACTCCTGTGAACATTCCTGTAGATACGTCCAAGCTTCGCATAGAAAAGACAGCCATCCGCAGGGTGCCAGGAGAGGCTTTCCATGGGCTCCACAACCTGGAGTACCTCTGGATGCCCTATAATTCCCTGGCCACCCTCAGTGGGATCACCTTCAAGGGCCTCCGTCGCTTGCAGGAGCTGAGGCTGGATGGGAATGACTTAATATCATTCCCCTGGGAAACCTTGGCTGACATGCCACAGCTAAGGCTTCTGGATTTGCACAACAACGAACTTACCTCAATCCCTCCAGATGCTGCTCGTTATGTCAGGAATATCACATACCTGGACCTGTCTAGCAATAAGCTGATGACTCTTCCTCAGGCTCTTATTGCCACCTGGGCCAACCTCCAATCTGTCCCTTACTTCCCCAACGATAACTCCAAGATCATCCTAG GCTTGCAAGACAATCCCTGGGTATGTGACTGCAGTCTCTATGAAATGGTCCATTTCCTAAATTTCCAGTCTCCTAACATAGCATTCATTGAGCCCAGGCTGAAATGCTTCACCCCCCGGAGCCTTGCAGGAGTCTTCTTCAGCCAAGTTGAGCTAAGGAAATGTCAAAGCCCTGTTGTACATACATCCGTAGCCAAAGTAAAGACCATCCTGGGCAGCACTGTGCTACTGCGATGTGGGACAACGGGGGTGCCCATTCCTGAGCTCAGCTGGAGAAGGGCTGATGGTGCTCAACTGAACGGCACAG ttCACCAAGAGATTTCCAGTGATGGGATGAGCTGGTCTATTCTGGGTCTGCCTGTAGTCTCTTATCTTGACTCTGGAGAGTACATCTgcaaagcaaagaattttctgGGGGCAACAGAGGCATTCATATCTCTCATCATCACGGACTCAGAAAGCACGGATGACCCCAACTCTAATGCCAAAGGTGCATGGAGCGGGAAGGCAAGCGGGATGGAGGCAGCTGCCTACAATGACAAGCTAGTGGCAAGGTATGTTATCACCACCTCCACTGTGCCTACCCTGGGGGCTGGAGTGGGCACCGGAGAAGGCCTTCTCCCAGATGTGGCACAAGATAGCAACCCCAGAAACCTGCTGGTGAGCCCGCCTACTGGCCAGCAGGAGCCAGAGCGAATTGTGAGGTCCGTCAGGGTGATAGGAGACACAGATCAGAGTATCACCCTGGCCTGGAAGGCGCCTCTGGCAAAGAACACAACAGTGTTCAGTGTCCTGTATGCCATCTTTGGAGAGAGAGACATGCGTCGGATCAATGTGGAGCCAGGGAAGACAAAGGTCACCATTTATGGTCTGCTGCCAAAGACCAAATACatcgtgtgtgtctgtgtgaaagGGCTGATCCCCAGGAAGGAGCAATGCATCATATTTTCCACTGACGAAGTTGTCAGCGCAGGAGGGACCCAGAAGCTCATCAATGTGGTTGTCATCAGCGTGGCCTGTGTCATTGCTGTTCCTCTGACGCTGGTGGTCTGCTGCGGAGCACTGAAAAGGCGCTGCAAAAAATGCTTTGTGCGGAAACCCAAGGAAATTCAGGAGTCCTATGTCACCTTTGAAAGCCTGTCTCCTGGGGCCAAGGCAAAAGGCGTGGAAGGAGAATACTTGACTAGACATACTCCTGATGAGTCGAACAGGCTGCTGTCTGCCCGATCCAGCGTGGACTCAGAAGCAATACCAAAGATAGAGGGGCAACCTAATGAATACTTTTGCTGA
- the LRIT2 gene encoding leucine-rich repeat, immunoglobulin-like domain and transmembrane domain-containing protein 2, with amino-acid sequence MDPICHIFLLLLAFHKINPSVSSCVTGCSCSQDSFGRSLLCMSALLRQIPANIPQDMRKIRIENSHLTELPRGSFENVSALEYLWLNFNNITVMHIKSLEYLPALKELRLQGNKLSSVPWTAFQDTPALKILDLKHNRLDVLPEHALRYLPNLTYLDLSSNQLTVISRDVFYSWPVYQRSQRAEGQIEAISNAVLALHDNPWICDCRLRGFVQFIKSVGPPIILMNSYLTCSSPKFRAGKFFHEVELNSCMKPLTSALDTNLTVPVGLNVTLTCFVQASPSPAVWWTYALKLLRPFNVSTEPISEETVRSELLIPAARPVDAGNYTCTAANFLGNTSVAITLWVGAPWASTPDPGWAPIGPPEPGAHVEVRIAKQTVYGITLEWFAAAAAEPGEIWYTLLVGRYDAAQKDAIYIGPGVNTYSVTDLLPATKYEVCVAVRNQAPRKGQCVVFVTGSDVSQLEQREKLIHIIVIVCAMVLAVPAGMYACTAEARPGCLARCPGACPRRRRGGQAQAAGSKESTLDSLPAGSEDGLCRPEGGRGGRRPPAREEPGKTRPPHRNSADLY; translated from the exons ATGGACCctatttgtcatatttttcttcttcttctagcCTTCCACAAGATAAACCCATCTGTTTCATCTTGTGTCACAGGATGCTCTTGTTCTCAAGACAGCTTTGGAAG GAGTTTGCTCTGCATGtctgcactgctgaggcagaTCCCTGCAAACATCCCTCAGGACATGCGGAAAATTAGAATAGAAAATTCTCACCTAACAGAATTGCCTCGCGGGTCTTTTGAGAACGTTAGTGCCTTGGAGTATCTCTGGCTCAATTTTAACAACATCACGGTGATGCACATCAAGAGCCTGGAATATCTGCCGGCACTGAAGGAGCTGCGCTTGCAAGGGAACAAATTAAGTTCGGTGCCATGGACAGCATTTCAAGACACTCCAGCTCTGAAAATCCTGGATCTGAAGCACAACCGGTTGGATGTCCTTCCAGAACATGCACTCCGCTATCTGCCCAACCTGACCTATTTAGATCTATCCTCAAATCAGCTTACTGTCATATCCAGGGATGTCTTCTATAGCTGGCCCGTCTATCAGAGAAGCCAGAGGGCGGAGGGACAGATAGAAGCTATTTCCAATGCCGTCCTGGCCCTTCATGACAACCCCTGGATTTGCGACTGTCGCCTGCGGGGATTTGTCCAGTTTATCAAGTCGGTTGGCCCACCTATTATTCTGATGAATTCCTATTTAACTTGCTCAAGCCCGAAATTCAGGGCAGGGAAGTTTTTTCATGAAGTGGAGCTCAACAGCTGCATGAAGCCCTTGACTTCAGCCCTTGACACCAACCTGACAGTCCCAGTAGGGCTAAATGTCACCCTGACCTGCTTTGTGCAAGCCAGTCCTTCCCCGGCTGTCTGGTGGACCTATGCACTCAAACTTCTAAGGCCGTTTAATG TGTCCACGGAGCCCATCAGCGAGGAGACCGTCCGCTCAGAGCTGCTGATCCCAGCAGCGCGGCCAGTGGACGCTGGCAACTACACCTGCACGGCCGCCAACTTCTTGGGCAACACCTCGGTGGCCATCACCCTCTGGGTGGGGGCCCCCTGGGCATCCACCCCTGACCCAGGCTGGGCCCCCATTGGCCCTCCTGAGCCGGGTGCCCACGTAGAAGTGCGCATTGCCAAGCAGACGGTCTACGGCATCACCCTAGAGTGGTTTgcagcggcggcagcggagcCAGGTGAGATCTGGTACACACTCCTGGTGGGACGCTATGATGCTGCCCAGAAGGATGCCATCTACATTGGCCCTGGTGTCAACACCTACTCGGTGACTGACCTCTTGCCTGCCACCAAGTACGAGGTCTGCGTGGCCGTGCGCAACCAGGCACCCCGCAAGGGCCAGTGCGTCGTCTTTGTCACGGGCAGTGACGTCAGCCAGCTGGAGCAGCGTGAGAAGCTCATCCACATCATCGTCATCGTCTGCGCCATGGTGCTGGCCGTGCCCGCCGGCATGTACGCCTGCACAGCTGAGGCTCGCCCTGGTTGCCTGGCCCGCTGCCCTGGCGcctgtccccgccgccgccgtgggGGCCAGGCACAGGCTGCCGGCAGTAAGGAGAGCACACTGGACAGCCTGCCTGCCGGCAGCGAGGACGGGCTCTGCCGACCCGAGGGCGGCCGCGGTGGTCGGCGGCCCCCGGCCCGTGAGGAGCCGGGCAAAACCCGGCCACCCCACAGGAACAGCGCTGACCTCTACTAG